caagtagataaataggtaccactcctgcgggaaggtaaacggtgtttccgtgcgctgctctggtttgccagaagcagcttagtcatgctggccacatgacccagaagctgtatgccagctccctcggccaataaagcgagatgagcgccgcaaccccgagtcatgcacgactggacctaatggtcaggggtccctttacctttactgtctgCCTacgatttctttctttctctttgccaaggttttcatGTTCCTTTTTTTCCTGTTCATTTGGACAATGCTTCAGTTTTTCAAGGGAAGCCTTCTCACCTCTAATAGCTTCTTTGACTCTGCTCACTAACCATGTGGGTGTCCTCTTCACCCTCATAGTACATTTCCTGATCTGCCATATACACTCCAGTTGATTGTCTAATACTGTGTTTTTAAACAACTCTCAAGCATTTCGGAGTGATTTGAACCTTTTGATTCtgcctttcaacttcctttttatcAATCTTCTCATTCTGAGGaagttctctttttaaaaaccaaatgtgACCATGTGCACTTTCGTTGGCAACTGGCCATTTCCATGTATATTTAATTTAGTAGTGCTATGACCACTGTTCCCAATTGGCTTACCCACACTTACATCTCACAACCAAGTCTTGAGTGCCTCTCAAGATTAGGTCTAGAGTGCCACCCCTCTATTCAGTTCAAGCACTAACTGTTGGCTCACCCTAGTAGCCTTGGAAGTTGATGGATCAACACGTGGTCAATATAAATAACTAAAATGTGCATAGATGCAGAGGTTCTCCCCATTTACTGCCCCTGAATTCTTTGCAGCTGTAACATTCTTCCTTCCATGTCTACATTCTTCCTTCAGTGGTGTAGCATTTTATAAGTGTCTCCTGGGAGAAGGACTGTAGATCAGATGCATAGAGAAGGGCCCATATTCAACCCCCAAcatctctagatagggctgggagggacccctgcctgaaaccccagagagatgCTTCCACTCAGCGTAGACAATACGAAGATGGACCAttgctctgacttggtataaggcagctacctATGTTCCAAACCCTGAGGGTGAAGACTGGGATCAGGTCTGGTGAGTTACtggaacaggaagctgcctgagtctggtactgagctggatagaccaagGTTCTGACTCAGTTTCCTGTAGGGGAAGGGGCCACCAGCTGaggggtagagcacctgctttgcatgcagaaggtcccaggttcagtccctggcatctccaggtaaggctgggagagacccttgtctgaaatcctggagacctgctgccagccagtgtggacaatactgagctcaatggagacCAATGGCTTGACACGGTCTGAGGAAGCCTTCTCTTTTCCTTTGAGAgaatgatccagcaacatccaagGCTATTATAGTGAACTCATTTTGTTCACAGCTcccatattcatttttatttgcagGAGAAGGTTGataggagaaaacaaaacatctGCTTAATTCCTAAATAATTGCCAGCCAGGGTAGCTAATTATTTTGGTGCATTACAGCAGAGTGTGCAAGGCAGCTGTTTGATACATTTTAAACAGGAGAGATTTCTGAACATGCCCACCAATAATCTTTTCTTTTCATGTTTCTGTTAATTTTTCTCTCCCCCAGGATGAAAATGCAGAAGGATACTAGGTTTCGTCATTCTTAAGAAACCACATTGAGACAAGGAGCATGGATCCATTGTACTTCTCCACCACTTTCCTCAAAGAAGCCATTCCTCCAGATGATAACTTCTCCTTTTTGGCTAACACAACAAGCAACACGACTCTCGTAGGGTTTTCCATTCCTACCAGCATCCGCTCTGTGCTCATTCCAATCATTTACCTCATGGTTTGTGCCATTGGGCTGAGCGGGAACACCTTGGTCATTTACGTGGTCCTGCGTTATGCCAAGATGAAGACCGTCACCAACATTTACATTTTAAACTTGGCGATCGCTGACGTACTCTTCATGCTCGGCTTGCCATTCCTGGCTACCCAGAATGCCATCTCCTACTGGCCATTTGGGACTTTCATGTGCAGGCTAGTGACAGCTTTTGATGGCATCAACCAATTCACCAGTATCTTTTGCCTGACAGTCATGAGTCTGGACCGCTACCTTGCCGTGGTTCACCCCATCAAGTCTACCAAGTGGCGTCACCCAAGGTTCGCCAGACTGATCAGCCTGGCAGTCTGGACATTCTCCTTCCTGGTGGTGCTCCCAATGATCATATTTGCTGATGTCCAGGAAACCTTTGACACCTGCAACATGAGCTGGCCTGACCCGGTGCAGATCTGGTCTGCAGTGTTCATCATTTACACCTCCGTCTTGGGGTTCTTTGGACCTCTGCTGGTGATCTGCCTCTGCTACTTGCTGATCATCATCAAAGTCAAGTCCTCGGGAATCCGAGTGGGCTCTACAAGGCGCCGAAGGTCAGAGAGGAAAGTGACCAGGATGGTGGTCATCATTGTGGtcgtttttgttttctgttggcTTCCCTTCTACATTCTCAACATCATCAACCTGATCTTCATCTTGCCGGAGGAGCCTGTCTTGGTGGGCATCTTCTGTTTCGTGGTGGTTCTCTCCTACGCCAACAGCTGTGCCAACCCCATCCTGTATGGATTTCTTTCCGACAACTTCAAGCAGAGCTTTCAGAAGGTCCTGTGCCTCCGCAAAGGAAATGGCGTTGAAGACGGTGACCCAACCGAACATCGGCAAGAGAAGAGCAGTCGCCTGCAGGAGGCGATgctactccagagaagtgtgGAGTCCAATGGGCACATGCAGACTAGCAAGCTGTAGAAAGGGACCTCCATTGCCTTCAAGAGAACTGGAACTTGCTTGGAGCACATTATGGTGGCAAATGCTATGGGCATGATAAGAATGGACTTTGCCAAATCCTGTTTCCAGGGTGTACAAATATTTGCTTTCTTTCCACCTTGCACAGAAATGCTCTCCTCTTCAACATTACATCACACAAGCAAGACCAGGAAAAAGGGGTGGGGCTATGCAGATCAAGGGGTGGGGCATGCAGATAGCAGGAGGCTTGATTCTCAATGGGGAACACTGTTGCTCCACCTCAACCATTGGCTTCATAAATAGGTGGAAGGGTAAGAAGGCCTCACCCCAGCCCATCAAACATGGTAGATATATCTCCATCATGCTTCATGGGCAAGGGTGACATATGCCAGTTCCCAATGTTCACActgtgggctgatgggagttgtaatccaagaagctggaggacaccaggttggcaacaGATACACTAGTGCAATCCATAAACGGAAACCACAACAGGATTGGACAGGCTTGATTCTCAGTGGCTAAGTTAAGCTGGTATAAAATGGATGGAAATTTGTAGTATTGATACATAGAATGCATTGTAAATCCTGCCAACCCTAACACACCACGTGACACGGTCCCCAGATATGTTTCCACAGCTCTGTTGAGCATGCTACAATCCACCTAGCCATTCCTGGTAAAACAGAGCATTCTCACATCTTCCTTACATGCTTCTAGTGGCCTGCTGTTTTGCAGGTTGCTTCCAGCAGGGGCAGAAGCAACATCATCCACGTCAGCAGCAAACCTGAGCAAAGCCAATATGAAGAAAAATGTTCCATTTTGTGTCCTGCTTTCCCAAGGGTTTTTGCCCTGCCATTTTTCCTAAATCTTGCAACACCCATTATCAGCACCACTAGAAATCCGTTTGAATTAGGAAGCAGACTTTAAGCGTTGCACACCAATGCTAGTTGGGATAATTTGGGTGGTGATTTGGGGAGAGGAGTAAATTCATTAAAACTAAaccagaatcatagagttgaaaggggcccaggggtcatctagtccaaccccctgcaatgcaggaacctcagctaaagcatctgtgatagatggccacccaacctctgcttcaaaacctctaaggaaggagagtccacaacctcccgagggagtctcttccactattaaacagttcttactgtcagaaagtttttctgaatgtttagtcggaatctcctttcttgtaacttgaaaccattggttcgagtcctaccctccagagcaggagaaaacaagcatgctccctcctccatgtgacagcccttaaggtatttgaagatgactatcatatctcctctcagtctcctcttttccaggctaaacatacccagctccttcaagcactccttgtaaggcttagtttccacacccttgatcatcttggttgacctcctctgcacacaacatccttcttaaattgtggtgcccagagttggacacagtattccaggtgtggtctgaccaaatcTGCAGACCCATGAGTGACAGTGGGGTGCATGGAATCCGAATCAACAAGTGTTGCGCCAGCTCCTGGCAGTGACCATTAAAGCATGGACCAGCAGGGGCGCTGTCCAATAGCGTCAGCAAGTCTGATGAAGAGCCAGAAGGCCAACTTCTGAGCAGGAAAAAGCTGTCCTGCAGGCTGCCGGAACCGGGACCTGGTCCTTGGAGCAGCTGCCCCAGCAGAATCCTGGCCACAACTGCCTCACCTTTCCTAGCACACGTATCAGGGACCTGATTCAGACCATAGTTGGGGTACCGATGTTGAGTAAAGCTCTGACCATTAGACTGGAGCATCAGTTCAAgcttgctgctgcctctgcttgtgAGGGCCGAGGGGTTATCGTGGTGAGTCCATCACTGGAAAATGTGAGTTCCTTCAATTCTGCAGGGTGGCGTCTTACCTTGGACTATAGCCTCTGGGATTCTGTCAGGGTGGCCAGTTTCCTACCATCCTGGCTCTGTGGCGGAGTTCTCTAATGAGAATGTTTTATCTGAATCTTGCTCTGGGAACTGGCagattccccttcccctccttaaAAGCACAAGAACATGTGTGGGGTTAGGGTCTGGCAGTGGTCACATGcaagccatacatttaaaatgcgATTGTGCCACTTTTAGCAGTCTCAGCTTCCCCCAGATAATACTGGGAGCTGTCATTCATcaaaagtgctgagagttgttaggagatacTTGTATTTGCttcccagaactacagttcccagagttatcTGGGTAGGGTTggggttgttaaaccactctgggaattgtagtttggggaggaggaaaggggtcACCTAACAACTTGACACACCCTGAACGAACAACAATTCTgcgggttctttgggggaaaggcatGGCTACTTAAAGTAATATCAAAGCACTTTAAACGTAAGGTGTGGATGTGGTCAATGTGGCAATTTGCTCTTTTTTTTGCATCTAATTCTGCATCCGCTAAGGTCTGTCCTTAACAAGTTGGTACTCCAAAGTGCTGAACTTTTTCTCACTCGTGCCCAGAGTGCACAGCTAGATGTGGTCCAATTCAATCTTGCCTTGTTGATAAGAggatttttaaatgcacacacctATAATGTGTTCCTTTGCAGTGTTAtcttggaaaaaaaaaagtcatgtcaTCTCTCAGCACTTGTTTTCTTGCTTCTGAAGTGTGTGTCGTCTGCTGGTGTTTTGAAATGCCAGGAACCAGATTTGCTGTAAATAAGGGTCAGGCTGTAGCATCCCGATGTCCTTCAAAATGCTTTAAGAATAAATATACAAGGTGGTTCCAAACGAGGTGTGATGGGGGCGGTCGGCGGTGTTGTGCCACCTACCTCCATCTCTGTTCTATGTCTCCCTGGTAACATCTAGCAAAAGAAGCTGGGAGATGTGATCCTCATTGCACCGAACATTTCTCTGCTTCAACTTCTCTCACTGTCTGATGCTCTTGGAGGGAGAAGAAATGTCAAGTGTGATGGAAGTGTGTCATGCACTATATTTTTATGGAGAGATGTGGGTAAGAGAAAGGTGACAaccaacccccccacacacaattttttCTAGGGCTGCAATTTATATTAGggtacttttatttttctttagaaTTGATTGTGTTATATAtaacccattaaaatgaatgcatCTAAATTAGTAGTGCCCATCAATTTCAAAAGGTCTGTGCTTAAGACAAACATTGAACACTACCCATCAAAACGTAAAAGCCTTGGATCTATTCCAAAGGCACTCCACAATATtgggaagctgtgtgtgtgtgtgtgtgtgtgtgtgtgtgtgtctactgtGACCCTGAGGGCCCCATTACTTGCTAAGGAACCCTCCAGGGTCCACATACTAACCTAGGCAAATGAACCATCTCCAAATTTCCCATGTCACACCTTATTTGTGAGGATCAGACTTTGCGCAGAAGTAGCCCAGGAAATCCTCTAGGCTCTTGGTTCACTCTGTACATTTCACCTTTCATATGAAGCTGTTTGTTGAATGTGACCTCACTGTTTTTACATCTGAGAATGATTGTGTTGTCCTGGCAAGATTTTGTGGATTCATGTGCTGGTTTGCTGTCCAAAATATGGCTGAGAATTTAAATACTATTTTCAGATATTAAAATGTGAGTTAAATGATGTTCTTGCAAAGTGGTcgtggattttttcccccttccttcccccacctttGTACACTTCCTTCGGTCACAGAAACCCTACAATATCAACATGGTATTTCTGGACTTGTTATCccaaagggagagggggggagagagaggagtaACAGGCATTAAGGTTGTAGCAGTGTGCAAGGGGGGAAACAACGTCTAGTTACTCCATTCATTTTTGTCATTGAAACTTCCATTCATTTCCAGTACAATTCCATGCAAACCTACACAGAAAtaagttcaatgggacctacACCCAGATAAGTGAGTGTAGGCTCACAGCCTTTGTGGTTGATTAGTTAGAACTGCATTAATCTCATTGCTGAATCAAAACTAGTTCATTCCTGAAAGCTAGTTCATTTCATCCCATCCATTTGTGTTtgctgttaatttcaatgggagtaCCAGACAGCCTTCTACTGCCCATAACTTTGGTGTTATCTACCCTATCATACAATTTTCaagtgtcctcctcctcctcaaaggTATCAGACCTGCAAAAAATGTGCAatgtttatctatctatctatctatctatctatctatctccctgTTGGACCAGTAACATACTGATGGGGAAACAATCCTACATTTTTTATTGCAAAGAAAAGATCACCAGAGACTATCCTCACCCATATTTAAACAGCCTGCTTCATTACTTATACAAATATCACACTGACATTTACTTGTTGAATAAGGATTTAACCAATTTCCCCAAAAGGAAATACAGAAAAAACccaagggtgggggagggagagttgcagAAGTCCTAGGCAACAAATGGTCAGAAAGAGAGAGTTATATGAGTTGGCTTCACCAAATGAGTCAATCTGTATCACATTTTAAGTAGAGGATGTCTTCAAATCCTgccataccgggggggggggggattcggaACTGGGGAGAGCAGGAATAGAACCTATATTGCCATATCACTCAATTGACACTAGTTCCTTTCCCAGCATTTTAAGCCTACTTATCCTTACTGGggagaacccccccccattgacttcATGCAGAATCAATTCACAATGAGCTTTGGTTTTCAGAATGAAATCAGTTTCTCAAAAAGCACTTTTCAGGCCCAAAAAATGTAATAGTAGATCCAGCCTGTGTGAATGGACTACATAGAGAAAAAACAAGCACACAGTCTCCATTAATGCTAGGATAAAATGTCCTGGGTAGACAGCCTTGATAATACTATTTtttaagcacttaaaaaaaaaaaaaacaaattcgcCTCCTGGACTGtttgtggtaaggaaagtgatgagaaatGTACTGAAAGTTTGAGATAATGGTTATTCCCTGGAACCTCTACAGaaacaatcagaatgaatgctcagtaaacataACAACTGTGGAAAgtctgtgcaaacaaatcaggaggaATGCTCTGGAAACAGGTTGCCTGGAGGAGCCTGGAGTCATAGTGTGTGCAGGATTTCTGACTCACCCCTTATGGCTTCATCTGTTGATGTTGGGCGGGTTGTTTGGTTTTGCAAAATTGCTCCTCCTagttcgggggtcagcaacctgcggctccggagccgcatgcggctctctgacaggtctcctgcggctccggcatgccccctttcaatgccctttcaataataattaaatggttatcggcaaaaaaaaagggccaaaaaaccatgaataatccgcatcaacgttgaacagctgggcggtctttctcagccctctcggggttcctgaggacagacccaagattgatatccaccttgaccactcccagagagaggaagcgacttcttcacaccaataagcgtgtggggagggctgagcttttaccacctcggcgtgccgattggcaggacagattgcccgccttgtcgcataggctcggagccggggccttaccgccgaggtagccactgaggatgaaggcgggaggcgggcacgggagagcgacgcttcgtccggccaatgagccgccgggatgcctgttcctgtttgaggggaacgtgccaatgagggtggcgttagggcggggagaagaaggagctgggctttgcgagttatcgagagatagagagagagagagagagagagagagagagagagagagagaagagtcgggataataaaggcggcgggaggtggcggcggcgattggagtggcccctgtcgggcggaatccttttcaaagcggccgcgcggagggcggagcaggcgggccaggcgtcgccgtgacgggagggcggtgatggtcgccaacaggatgaagtagagctgctttggggcgacGGCGgcaaaaacgtccgggctgcttctgaaacctccgccaaccagtGCTttgccagcgctcgctgcgggcggtgtacatgctcaacgacggccccaagggcggctcgggggcccggagccccaaggccggcgcgctgcagtgcctggcgcgatcccccccccaaacctgttttttgcttttttgctttttgccttgctctcccaccccctctctttttcttcctcccctccttttttaatccaaggggagaaatcccatttttaaaacaaacaaacaaacgaaaaacaaacaaacaccccccacagctgctgtagccactctatttgaatttttattattacccttttctgcctctatcccccctttttcttttctcttccccttttgtttttgttttcaaaaaaaggaaaaagaagaaaaagatttcccccctttatttttattttttaaactactacatatttttaatagatatcctcctcaccccaccccacccccaatttatatttttccaccccacttttccattcccaccccccctttttctttctttattagttcgcttgccaacctatcttagagggggaagccctctctcccacccaccacccccccaaacaactttgagctgaacccccaaaaacgggggtagatcactgctgaaagtagatcacagtttcttgggagttggccacccctggcataagacatgtaactagaataaaaaatttttaaaaacaagcaaataattgtaataactactgtaataaagcactgctataattatatataatttccctaaaattttggtttcattcgcctttccgtgctgaaatgtcacaacctgaacgaccatggcttgccccccccccctgggttttgatcctgggtacgcccctgagtcaatgcaaaaaagtaagaacttattcttgttgtttttactaattatactttgcattggctcctatacgttatttattattattgcattaaggtaagaaacaatatatgcagcgttatatttgttttaaatgtcgcaatggttttgcggctcccagttgtttttttcccctttggaaacgggtccaagtggctctttgtgtcttaaaggttgcagacccctgtcctagtTGGTTCTGTTAAAACAGGAGTGCGGAAGCTTTTTCAGCCCGGGGGGGCCACATTCCTTCCTGGTAAACCTTCTGAAAACCTTCTGAAAAGGAGATTAGATAAATTGATGGATGAAGATTCTATCCTCAGACCTGGCATTGTTCAGgaattctaaaaacaaacaaaacaaaacaaaaaccaaacccagTGTGGTTtagaaatcagtggttaaaattaGCGCAGTTTTGAAGGGTTCAGTCTGCAATCTTGCTTCATGATGATGTACCATGgcatccaaacatagacaaaaacctgatctcaggaaccatcatgcaaaatttggtggcGATAGCTTACGAGGTGTCAAAATGCAGACTGAGCAAACAACTTTCTAAAATATATAGTGGAgtctccagctacaaaaacaacaaaaccccaaatAGTAGATACTGGAGACCAACGAAAAGGGTTAAATACAGGGGGAggttcatagctcagtggtagagcatatgctttgcatgcagaatgtccacaGTTCAGTCTCCTGCGTCTCTAGGTAGGTAGGGCTGGTTGAGACTTCTGTCTGGAGCCCCGAagaaccactgccaatcagtgcagagaACACTAAGTCAGCTGGGCCAATGTTCTGCATGTTAGATATTCCCTATAATGAGGAGCCAGAGATACAAAGGTGGGATGGAGGTCTAAGCAAACAGCTCTTTAGGACTCAAAACA
The sequence above is drawn from the Lacerta agilis isolate rLacAgi1 chromosome 13, rLacAgi1.pri, whole genome shotgun sequence genome and encodes:
- the SSTR5 gene encoding somatostatin receptor type 5 encodes the protein MDPLYFSTTFLKEAIPPDDNFSFLANTTSNTTLVGFSIPTSIRSVLIPIIYLMVCAIGLSGNTLVIYVVLRYAKMKTVTNIYILNLAIADVLFMLGLPFLATQNAISYWPFGTFMCRLVTAFDGINQFTSIFCLTVMSLDRYLAVVHPIKSTKWRHPRFARLISLAVWTFSFLVVLPMIIFADVQETFDTCNMSWPDPVQIWSAVFIIYTSVLGFFGPLLVICLCYLLIIIKVKSSGIRVGSTRRRRSERKVTRMVVIIVVVFVFCWLPFYILNIINLIFILPEEPVLVGIFCFVVVLSYANSCANPILYGFLSDNFKQSFQKVLCLRKGNGVEDGDPTEHRQEKSSRLQEAMLLQRSVESNGHMQTSKL